The proteins below come from a single Polyangia bacterium genomic window:
- a CDS encoding GGDEF domain-containing protein codes for MAAALPRALAAPLGFLAVQSIRTHTAPGISWIGDQLTSQPEVYIYAFFFTLLTLTVVGWRAARKEDHLEKVSVTDPLTGLANRRRLHAQMAEEMNRADRYGTPLALLLIDLDRLKMVNDHFGHSAGDRALQVVAEALRQNCRTTDLATRHGGDEFAVLAVNTTAREALALAQRILASVRHLSGAHLPLSVSIGVSDIDRTDAPGPEGLHASADQALYRAKNQGRDIAMVAPEKVRTGSHLRLVPTLSTPQNVSTQTAQQLTRA; via the coding sequence GTGGCCGCCGCGCTGCCGCGGGCCCTGGCCGCGCCGCTCGGCTTTCTGGCTGTGCAGAGCATACGCACGCACACCGCGCCCGGAATTTCGTGGATCGGCGACCAACTGACCAGCCAACCCGAGGTTTACATCTACGCCTTCTTCTTCACCCTCCTGACCCTCACCGTTGTTGGCTGGCGGGCGGCGCGCAAAGAAGACCACCTGGAAAAAGTCAGCGTGACCGACCCGCTGACTGGACTGGCCAATCGTCGCCGGCTGCACGCGCAGATGGCCGAGGAGATGAACCGCGCCGATCGTTACGGCACGCCGCTGGCGTTGCTGCTGATCGATCTCGATCGGCTGAAGATGGTCAACGATCACTTCGGCCATTCTGCGGGCGATCGCGCCTTGCAGGTGGTGGCCGAGGCGTTGCGCCAGAACTGCCGCACCACCGATCTGGCCACCCGCCACGGCGGCGACGAGTTCGCCGTGCTGGCGGTGAACACCACCGCGCGTGAAGCGTTGGCCCTGGCGCAGCGAATTTTGGCCAGCGTACGCCACCTCAGCGGCGCGCACCTGCCGCTGTCAGTTTCCATCGGCGTCTCTGACATCGACCGCACCGACGCGCCGGGCCCCGAAGGCCTCCACGCCTCCGCTGACCAGGCCCTCTATCGGGCCAAGAACCAAGGCCGCGACATCGCGATGGTAGCGCCGGAGAAGGTCCGCACCGGCAGTCACCTGCGCCTGGTTCCGACGCTGAGCACGCCGCAGAACGTGAGCACGCAGACCGCCCAGCAGCTGACGCGCGCCTAA
- the gmd gene encoding GDP-mannose 4,6-dehydratase produces the protein MKRALITGVTGQDGSYLAELLLAKGYEVYGIVRRSSSFNTERLDAIYQDPHASNYRLRLVYGDLDDASSLNRALRAIKPDEIYNLGAQSHVRVSFDVPEYTASTVAMGTLRLLEAIRESGLEQTTRFYQASSSEMFGSAAPPQDESTPFQPRSPYACAKVFAHQLCQNYRDAYGMFISCGILFNHESPRRGIPFVTRKITRTAARIRHGLESKLYLGNLDSRRDWGFAGDYVEAMWMMLQQAKGDDYVVATGESHSVREVLDVTFGALELDWKKYVEIDPRYFRPTEVDHLHGNAAKAQRVLGWRPRVTFHQLIEMMVRGDEEDVRSSLAGRPPSS, from the coding sequence ATGAAACGCGCGCTGATCACCGGGGTGACGGGACAAGACGGTTCGTATCTGGCCGAGCTGCTGCTGGCCAAAGGCTATGAGGTCTACGGCATCGTTCGCCGTTCGAGCTCTTTCAACACCGAACGGCTGGACGCCATCTACCAGGATCCGCACGCGTCCAATTATCGGCTGCGGTTGGTGTACGGCGATCTCGACGACGCCAGCTCGCTGAACCGCGCGTTGCGGGCGATCAAGCCGGACGAGATCTACAACCTGGGCGCGCAAAGCCACGTTCGCGTCAGCTTCGACGTGCCGGAGTACACGGCCTCGACGGTGGCGATGGGCACCCTGCGCCTGCTGGAGGCCATTCGCGAGTCGGGCCTGGAACAGACCACCCGCTTTTATCAAGCGTCTTCCAGCGAGATGTTCGGCTCGGCAGCGCCGCCCCAGGACGAGAGCACCCCGTTCCAGCCGCGCAGCCCTTACGCCTGTGCCAAGGTGTTCGCCCACCAGCTTTGCCAGAACTACCGCGACGCCTACGGCATGTTCATCAGCTGCGGCATTCTCTTCAATCATGAATCTCCGCGGCGCGGGATCCCCTTCGTCACGCGCAAGATCACCCGCACCGCCGCTCGCATTCGTCACGGCCTCGAATCGAAGTTGTATCTGGGCAACCTGGACTCGCGACGCGACTGGGGTTTTGCCGGCGACTATGTGGAGGCGATGTGGATGATGTTGCAGCAGGCGAAGGGCGACGACTACGTGGTGGCCACCGGCGAATCGCACAGCGTGCGCGAGGTCCTGGACGTCACCTTCGGGGCGCTGGAGCTGGACTGGAAAAAATACGTGGAGATCGATCCCCGTTATTTCAGACCCACCGAGGTCGATCACTTGCACGGCAACGCCGCCAAGGCCCAGCGGGTTCTCGGGTGGCGGCCGCGGGTGACGTTTCACCAGCTGATCGAGATGATGGTTCGCGGTGACGAGGAAGACGTGCGCTCGTCGCTGGCGGGGCGCCCGCCTAGCTCATGA
- a CDS encoding flagellin, which produces SRIQDVDVAQETSNLSRAQILMQAGVSVLAQANQIPQVALKLLG; this is translated from the coding sequence AGCCGGATCCAGGACGTGGACGTGGCGCAGGAGACCTCGAACCTCAGCCGCGCCCAGATCCTGATGCAGGCCGGTGTCTCGGTTCTGGCCCAGGCCAACCAGATCCCGCAGGTCGCCCTCAAGCTCCTCGGGTAA
- a CDS encoding error-prone DNA polymerase: MATNSSDYVELRCRSAFSFLDGASLPEDLVEAAALLGYGALALGDRDGVYGAPRFFGAARKHGLRSIVGAEITLAPPARPVLVLVENRQGYRNLCRLLTRAKEGRKKEPSGRPSVGGVTHALLAEHADGLIALGGAAARADLPLLQAAFGRDRLYLEVQRHFDVAEAYACRAAVAQARTYGIGIVATNDVRYARPAQRAVHDVLTCVRHHRTVDEIGRLLASNGERWLKPPSEMQTLFADLPTAVRATGTIAERCAFTLADLGYTFPTFPVPAGHTQQSYLEHLTWEGMRVRYRDRRDDDPLLPKVKTQLARELGIISKLDLAGYFLVVWDIVRFAKESDIMIQGRGSAANSATCFVLGITAIDPVKMELLFERFLSEERVQNASSMADRMPDIDLDLPSGDKREAVIQYVYRKYGARGAAMTANVITYRPRMAVRDCGRALGFSEEQLARIARHIPGWIHGDDEPLGAHLAAAGFPLADGRTRLLADVATAMLNLPRHLGQHSGGMIIAAHHLDEVVPLEPASMPGRVVVQWDKDDCADLGIVKVDLLGLGMMAVLEESAQLIQRHEAKTIDYAQLPADDPIVYGMLRAADTVGVFQVESRAQMATLPRMQPKEFYDLVVEVAIIRPGPIVGKMVNPYLTRRQDATKVRYAHPSLEPILKRTLGVPLFQEQLIQMAMVAAGFTGGQADELRRAMGFKRSVERMKLIEKDLRAGMTKKGITGDAQEEIVLGIKSFALYGFPESHAASFALLAYASAYLKAHHAAAFVCALLNNYPLGFYHPATLITDAVRHGVEVRPIDVTCSPWLCDLESRDSVRLGLKYVSGLRQEVGERLVSERAARPFSSLADLQSRVGANAAEMATLAEIGALGDLGGTRRQALWQVEALQRSGALFGRVSPVAPSPLAEMTAAEETGADFRGTSVSTGPHPVAALRDQLTRAGVVSAAALAQIPDGRRARIGGVVIVRQRPGTAKGFVFLTLEDETGFANAIITPARFVQHKTLLVSNNALVIDGVVQNQQGVVSLKADRFTILTGRPAEVDISHDFH; this comes from the coding sequence GTGGCCACGAATTCGTCCGACTATGTCGAGTTGCGGTGTCGGTCGGCGTTCAGCTTCCTCGACGGAGCGTCGCTGCCGGAAGATCTGGTCGAGGCGGCCGCGCTACTTGGTTATGGCGCGCTAGCGCTGGGCGATCGCGACGGCGTCTATGGCGCGCCTCGCTTCTTCGGCGCCGCCCGCAAACACGGCCTGCGATCGATCGTCGGCGCCGAGATCACCTTGGCGCCGCCCGCGAGGCCGGTGCTGGTGCTGGTGGAGAACCGTCAGGGCTATCGCAACCTCTGCCGGCTTTTGACCCGGGCCAAGGAAGGTCGCAAGAAAGAACCGTCCGGAAGACCCTCCGTGGGCGGCGTCACCCATGCGCTTTTGGCCGAGCACGCCGATGGGTTGATCGCGCTCGGGGGCGCGGCGGCGCGCGCGGACTTGCCGCTGCTGCAAGCGGCGTTCGGGCGCGATCGTTTGTACCTGGAGGTGCAGCGTCACTTTGACGTCGCCGAGGCGTACGCCTGCCGCGCGGCCGTTGCTCAGGCGCGCACATACGGGATCGGCATCGTCGCCACCAATGACGTGCGCTATGCGCGGCCCGCCCAGCGCGCCGTGCACGACGTGCTGACGTGCGTGCGCCACCACCGCACCGTCGACGAGATCGGCCGCCTGCTGGCCAGCAACGGCGAGCGCTGGCTGAAACCGCCGTCCGAAATGCAAACGCTGTTCGCCGATCTGCCCACCGCCGTGCGCGCCACGGGCACCATCGCCGAGCGCTGCGCCTTCACGCTGGCGGATCTCGGCTACACCTTCCCGACCTTTCCCGTCCCCGCTGGCCACACCCAGCAAAGTTATCTTGAACACCTCACCTGGGAAGGCATGCGCGTTCGGTACCGCGACCGACGCGACGACGATCCGCTGCTGCCCAAGGTGAAAACGCAGCTTGCCCGCGAGCTCGGCATCATCAGCAAGCTGGACCTGGCCGGTTATTTCCTGGTGGTCTGGGACATCGTCCGCTTCGCCAAGGAAAGCGACATCATGATCCAGGGCCGCGGGTCGGCGGCGAATTCCGCCACCTGTTTTGTCCTCGGCATCACCGCCATCGATCCGGTGAAGATGGAGCTGCTGTTCGAACGGTTCTTGTCGGAAGAACGTGTGCAGAACGCCAGCTCGATGGCCGATCGCATGCCCGACATCGATCTGGATTTGCCGTCGGGGGACAAGCGCGAGGCGGTCATTCAGTACGTCTATCGCAAGTACGGCGCGCGCGGCGCCGCCATGACCGCCAACGTGATCACCTACCGGCCGCGCATGGCGGTGCGCGACTGCGGGCGGGCGCTGGGATTTTCCGAAGAACAACTGGCGCGCATCGCTCGGCACATTCCCGGCTGGATCCACGGCGACGACGAACCGCTGGGCGCGCACCTGGCGGCGGCGGGGTTTCCTCTTGCCGATGGGCGAACCCGGCTTTTGGCCGACGTGGCGACGGCGATGCTGAATTTGCCGCGGCATCTGGGCCAGCACTCGGGCGGAATGATCATCGCCGCCCATCACCTGGATGAAGTGGTGCCGCTGGAGCCGGCCAGCATGCCGGGACGAGTGGTCGTGCAGTGGGACAAGGACGACTGCGCCGATCTGGGGATCGTGAAGGTCGATCTTTTGGGCCTGGGAATGATGGCGGTGTTGGAGGAATCTGCCCAGCTGATCCAGCGCCACGAAGCCAAGACCATCGATTACGCCCAGCTGCCCGCCGACGATCCGATCGTCTACGGCATGCTGCGCGCCGCTGACACCGTCGGTGTCTTCCAGGTTGAATCGCGGGCCCAGATGGCCACCCTGCCGCGCATGCAGCCCAAGGAGTTTTACGATCTGGTGGTCGAGGTGGCGATCATTCGCCCCGGGCCCATCGTTGGCAAGATGGTCAACCCGTACCTGACGCGGCGGCAAGACGCGACCAAGGTTCGTTACGCGCATCCGTCGCTCGAACCGATCTTGAAACGCACGCTGGGCGTACCGCTGTTTCAAGAACAGCTGATCCAGATGGCCATGGTGGCCGCCGGATTCACCGGCGGGCAAGCGGACGAGCTGCGGCGGGCGATGGGGTTCAAACGTTCGGTCGAGCGCATGAAGCTGATCGAAAAAGATCTGCGCGCCGGCATGACCAAGAAAGGCATCACCGGCGACGCGCAGGAAGAGATCGTCCTGGGGATCAAATCCTTCGCGCTGTACGGGTTCCCCGAATCACACGCCGCCTCGTTCGCCTTGCTGGCTTATGCGTCGGCGTATCTGAAAGCGCACCACGCGGCGGCCTTTGTCTGCGCCTTGCTGAATAATTATCCACTCGGCTTTTATCACCCGGCCACGTTGATCACCGACGCCGTCCGCCACGGCGTCGAGGTGCGGCCGATCGACGTCACCTGTTCACCGTGGCTGTGCGATCTGGAAAGCCGGGACAGCGTCCGCCTGGGCCTGAAGTACGTGTCCGGCCTGCGCCAGGAGGTGGGCGAGCGGCTGGTGAGCGAGCGCGCGGCGCGGCCCTTCTCGTCGCTGGCCGATCTGCAATCGCGTGTGGGAGCCAATGCGGCGGAGATGGCCACGCTGGCCGAGATCGGCGCGCTGGGTGATCTCGGCGGGACGCGACGGCAGGCGCTGTGGCAAGTCGAGGCGTTGCAACGCTCAGGCGCGCTGTTCGGGCGCGTGTCGCCCGTGGCGCCGTCGCCGCTGGCCGAGATGACCGCCGCCGAAGAGACCGGCGCCGATTTTCGCGGTACCAGCGTGTCGACCGGCCCGCACCCGGTGGCAGCGCTGCGCGATCAGTTGACCCGAGCCGGCGTGGTGTCGGCGGCGGCCCTGGCCCAGATCCCCGACGGGCGGCGCGCTCGCATCGGCGGCGTGGTCATCGTTCGCCAGCGTCCGGGCACGGCCAAGGGTTTTGTCTTTCTCACTCTGGAAGACGAGACCGGCTTTGCCAACGCCATCATCACGCCGGCCCGTTTTGTCCAGCACAAGACCCTGCTGGTCAGCAACAACGCGCTGGTCATCGACGGCGTGGTGCAAAACCAGCAAGGCGTGGTCTCGCTGAAAGCAGATCGATTTACAATTTTAACTGGCCGCCCGGCGGAGGTGGACATCTCGCACGACTTTCACTAG
- the rfbD gene encoding dTDP-4-dehydrorhamnose reductase, which produces MNPVAASPGALTAIIFGARGTLGQALVEVLPQHGYSIAAALGSADCDIADGAAVRAVMKRLQPAVVFNAAAFTDVDRAEDTPDRAFAVNALGPENLAKAASACGAALVHYSTDFVFDGERERLYDEFDPPSPQGLYARSKVAGETLAAAATERLFTLRVGCLYGRGGRNFPSTILRRLQAGETVRADRDRRGSPTWVRQVAEVSAALARTSHHGLYHCTSQGETSWSDFARFIADRLNLPGERVVEMTTAALPMKAPRPRRAILDNRLLRLRGLDTMSTWQDAATAFMASEGV; this is translated from the coding sequence ATGAACCCGGTTGCAGCATCGCCCGGCGCGCTGACCGCGATCATCTTCGGCGCCCGCGGGACCCTGGGCCAGGCCCTGGTCGAGGTGCTGCCGCAACACGGGTACAGCATCGCCGCGGCGCTGGGCAGCGCGGACTGCGACATCGCCGATGGCGCGGCGGTGCGTGCCGTGATGAAGCGCCTGCAGCCGGCGGTGGTCTTCAACGCCGCCGCCTTCACTGATGTCGACCGCGCCGAGGACACACCGGATCGGGCCTTCGCCGTCAACGCCCTGGGCCCGGAAAATCTGGCCAAGGCCGCCAGCGCCTGCGGCGCCGCGCTGGTTCACTATTCAACCGACTTTGTCTTTGACGGCGAGCGCGAGCGTCTTTACGACGAGTTTGATCCGCCGTCGCCGCAAGGCCTGTACGCGCGATCGAAGGTGGCAGGCGAGACGCTGGCGGCGGCCGCGACCGAGCGGCTGTTCACGTTGCGCGTGGGTTGTCTGTACGGCCGCGGCGGGCGCAATTTCCCGTCGACGATCCTTCGCCGCCTGCAAGCGGGCGAGACCGTGCGCGCCGATCGCGACCGTCGCGGCTCGCCGACGTGGGTGCGGCAGGTGGCGGAGGTTTCGGCGGCGCTGGCCCGCACGTCACACCACGGGCTTTATCACTGCACCTCGCAGGGCGAGACCAGTTGGTCCGACTTTGCCCGCTTCATCGCCGATCGTCTGAATCTGCCCGGCGAACGGGTGGTGGAGATGACGACCGCGGCGCTGCCGATGAAAGCGCCGCGCCCCCGCCGGGCCATCCTGGACAACCGCCTCTTGCGCCTGCGCGGGCTGGACACGATGTCGACCTGGCAGGACGCCGCCACCGCCTTCATGGCGTCGGAAGGCGTTTAG